GACTCGCTCCTGTTCACCTCCGTCGTAAACCCCACGTGTAGTGACGCCTCTGTCATTCATCACCCCGATATGCAGTCCGTTCTGCATGGATGGGCTACCGATTACCTCCAGAAGTTCCCGGACAGGTTCGGCAGGCCAGATACCATCAGCGCCAGCTGGACTCGCCGCAAGGACTTCGCCTATCTGTTCGTCGCCCACGTCAGCCCGATCAGCCTCTGCAAGCGCGAGCCGAGCCTCGCGCACCCAGCGGTTGAGGTGTTCCGCATCAACCGTATCGTCATCACGGCGCCCCGGGAGATTACGCCAGTTCTTAATGATCCACCATGCATGACGAGCAATCGCCTCATCGTGCTCGCTAAGCTGGCGTCGCACCTCATTTCTTCCACGGTAGATTCTAGAAATAAGGTCGACGAAAAAACTCGGGTCGCCGTCAAGCGCCTTAAACAAAGCTCGTGGTTCCCGTTGATCTTCAAGAAATCGAAAGAGCGCGAACTCGTATCGCATTCGCAATTGAAATTCGACATTCTCTCTTTCCAAGTAGTCAAGAAGACGTCCAACTTCGTATGCAAGCGACGACGGCTGAGTACCCGCTGGATCGGTAACTATCGCCTTGTCGAGTACTGCGGCCACAAGCGCTGGCGAACAGAACGATTCCCCCTCTCCCCCTAGAACTCCGGGACTTGCTATCAACTGTACAGCGGCCCAAGCTCGCCCGTGGCTAAGAAGTTCTCGTGCCGCACGGTCAATGTCGACGGCCGAAATAAATCTCGCCGACGTATTTTTCCAGTACGTATTTATGAGCTCTGGATCGATGTCGTTCAGCGCGTCCCAATATTCAGGACGAGCGGGCACACTTAGAGCAATTGCCTCTCGCCGAGCAGGATGGGCGGCCTCCGGACGCCGAAGCGTCTCATGAAGCCATCGGATACCGTGGTCCGATAGCTTACGTTCGGCCCAAGCCGCCGCAGTGTTCCTGATTCTTAGATTCTCGGAATCGAGCCAAGAAAGAAGTGCCGGCGTGAGATTTTCAGAAACTACAGCTCCGACAACCCATCCTAGTTGGCCTGATGCAATGCTCTTCTCCGCCAACCGTTGCAGACCATCAATCGACCCTTCGGCGAGTATCTCGGTCACAGCTTGCGTCCGCAATCTGAGGACTTCTGCGGCATATTCTTCGTGATTCATAAGATCAATCTCAGGCAAATCCGGATGCCACTCGAAAAGATAAGCATACCGCTGCGCATTCGTCGTGGGCTTAAGTCGTTCGGCGACTATTTCCAAACGGGCAAGACTGTCGCCATCCATCGCCCACGCCGCAGTCCGGAACGCGCGATTCCGGCTGACCTCCTTGTAGATTGGTTCCCACAATAGAAGGCGCTGATCCGAGTCCAGTTCCGCAATCTCGCTGAAGAGGTCGAGCCCATCGATCAGTCGCTTTCGCTCTGCTGGAGGAAGTGGTCCTAGACGAACCCCCAGGTCGGCCCACCGTTGCGGATCAGTGTCAGCTGAGTCGATGGCGATCCGCACGAGTCTTCCGATGTAGTCAATCCACTCCGGGATGAGGACCGCAGCTTCGTCGGGTTTCCAGTCATGGAACCGTGGATCATGCGGTGGATGCGAGATGGCGTGACTGCTCGGCCACACGCCGAGAATCACCTTCCAACCCACATCAGGTAGCCGGCGCCGCAGATAATCGATTATGCCTATCTTCGTTTCGACGGGGGCGGCCGTGTTGTGAACCCAGCCGGCAAGTACTTCTTGCAGGCTTGTGAGGGGCCTGTTCGACAGGCGTCCACCGGGATCGACAGTGTGGAGGCGCGCGAGCATGTACGACGCCTCGGCGACAAGATCTTTGGACCAACATAGAGTTTCAAGTGCCCACAATAGTCCAGTATGCGACGAAGATCCGTAGGCGCCAGACCCTTGATCATTGTCCTGAAACATAAGGGTGAGAATCGGTTCAGGGCGAGAAAGGTCCTCGTCGACAGCTTCCAAGAAGCAGTTTGGAGCAGCCTCCGCAAGCAATGGCAGTACGTCTGCCAGCGACCGCCATACATGCGCCGTGGTATCGGTGTTGGCACGCCTGAGAACTTTTTGTACCAAGCGTCGCGCTTGGTCGGATCCGCTCACTCCGTCGCCGAGTAGTTCATTTCCCAGAGAGCTAAGCAGGGCGGCACCTTGCGCTAGTCCCTTTCGGAGAACGGCTGAAGTAGATCCGTCTATCCCCTCGGAGCCCCCTGAGATTAGTTCGGCGTGATCAAATGTCGGGTCGGCAGACAGGAGGACTGCTCCAGCAATCCGGTGCCAGCGGTCAAGGTCCGCCAACCTCAGACTGTCGTGGAGGACCAGGAAAGCCTCTTCCGCCGAGGTGAGATGCCACTTACCACCTGAACGAACGAACGGCGGATCATCTGTCTTGAGTCCTTGCAGCAGTACTGCCTCCACGTCGTCCCACGGAACATCCGCGAGAAGGCTAATTATCTTCTTATCTTCAGGAATGTCGCTCCACGCGCCTGCTAGCACGAGCGGCGCTATGATCGCGGCGGCCGGGGAGCGTGCCCACGAGGGGCGCAATACTCTCGGGTCACGGGCCAGGGTGCGCATCAGTGCCGGGAGGCTGCGGCGGGCCAAAGCAGCCAGTCGATCGGCGCGGTCGTCAGGTATCCCCGACGCCTTCAGCGAGTTGGCGGCGCCTCTTCGTTCGGGTGGAGGAAGGATGATCGCTGAGGCTCGTACGATTTCATCCGGACCGGCAGGCAGGATGATGTGGTGGCTGCGAGCGGAAAAAATTTCAGGATCGTTGAACAGAGGAACGAGCAGTATTCGACCGGGTTGCGAGCTAACACGATTCCAGACGTCGGCCGAGGATATGACGAGTGCTTGATCGACGAGCCCGGAAGTCCCATGCGTTGGTCCGATGACCGAATACAGGAAGGCGACGGCCTCATCCCGCGACCCCGCTTGTACTGTAGTGACGGTCGCATCCCCATTGAGAAGATCACTTAGCTGCTGACACTGCTTATCCCGACCGCTGCGAAACAACTCGGCGCGAAGCGCGGGATCTGTACGAACCTGAAAGCGATTCCACCACCGTTCGAGGGTCTCCCCATCTCGCGGGCTTCGACCAAGTTGCTCGGAGGTCCAGTAGTGAGCGGTTGGCGAGGCTTGAAGCCACCCTTCCAGATCGTCAGCGTCAAGAACACGGACGTCACGGAAAAACTGGTCAGCACGCCGCTGAGCTGCCCATTCGTCCGCACCGGGCCACCGCCTGGGTGTCGCGAAAATAAAGATCGATTTTGACGGGACGGCGCCTGCCGGGTCTTCTCGTCGCTTCTTGTAATCGGCATCTGCTTTTGCTCGGGAATCTCTGCCTACACCAAACTCGAAGTACAGCGATCCCTTAGGTAGATAAGAGGTTCCTTCCGACTCGGCGTGACCGTCCCAGCCGCCGGCCGAGACACCATCGCCGGCACGAACTGAAACCCCGGTTAGACCGGTTGTAGAGACGAACAGTCGTCGCATCACCTCCGGGAACGTGTCCTGCGCCTCCCGGGTAGCCGCCCACTGGTGGAGTTGGCTCGCGCCGACCAGCTCGGGCCCCAGCGTCCGTCGATCTGGGGCCACCGACAACACGGAGGCCCCTCGCTGGTCCTGAAGACGTTGCACATCTCGAGCATCGAAGCGGTGGAACCGCGCGCCAGGCACCTTGGCGGTCGGGAGAAGCCCCTGTTTCACCCAGTTACGGATCGTGTTCTCGTGGACACCAAGGCGGCGGGCGGTCTCCCGCACGCTCAGCAGCTCTGGGGCCCCAGTCTGGTCTCCACTCATACACACATGCTACTCTCGTTGTGGACTTTGTGCACTGAGCCGACCGGGCTCGGCGTGCAACCCAGGCGTCCCGATCAACGAGTCAAGGTAGGTGGGCGACCGGATGGCTGCCTCCGAGGGGACGCCGAGTCAGCGTCGCCCCAGGGGTCTTGCGCGATCCGCCGGCGCGGCGGCCACCTCCTTCGCTGGAGTCGGCGGAACTGCCACGATCATGACCGTTCATGGCAGTACGGTGGCGGCGCTGCTCGTCTTCGTCACCACGCAGATCTGGGGGGCATGCGAGCTGCGGTTGCGGTGGAGGCATGCCAGGTTGCACGAGTACCTTGTCCGGAAGGCAGCCGATAACCCTGCGGACGCTGACCTCCGCACCCTGCTGGTTGACTTCGCTGGCACCCACCCGGATGGCATCGGCGAGCGGCTCCCGCTTCGACCTGAGTTCGGACGTGCGCTTTCCACTAGGAGTAGGGGCCGATGAGGGGCCCGGCTCCCGGCGGCAGGTGACGTGAGCCCTCGATGGGACCCGGCTGACGCCAGGCACGGCTAGAGATCAGTCTGGCGATGCCGTGAGGCCGGCGACCCCAGCCTCGACGGCTGCTCCAGCACCTCTGCGGCTCCCGACTTCTTGAAGTTTCGGCCCTCCTGCGCCTGGAGCCACACCATCTGGTGCGCCTGGTTCACGAACTGCCGTGGCGGGAGGACGCCCCGCCCGCACCCACAGCGACAGGTCGATACGCTGAGGCGTGCCGTCTGAGGGTCGCCAGTCGGGATACCTGTCTCACCCGACAGGTTCACCAAACGATCAAGTTCCTCCCGAAATTGATCACTGGAAAGGCGCTCCACGAGGTCTACCGCCGACGCTGCTCGTTGGTCCTTTGGACCAACTTCGCCGGTGTCGCGATATTGCTCCGGGGGGCGACCCCCGGACCCCCGGTGTCGCGCTTCGCGCGACCTTCTTCCGGGGTGGGCGCTTCCGGAGTGGGCGTTTCCGGGGTGAGCGCACAGTCCGACGCGACGACCCGCCTGCAGCTGGTCGCCACCGCCTCGGACGACGCGGCCACCAGCACGAGAAGCCGCCGGCACGACGACTCCCCCAAGCCTCCCGGGGTCGCGAACCCGCCGTCGTTCACCTCACTGGAGATAGCAACGGCGGCTTGATCGCTGTTGATGCCCTCCGGCGGTCGTGATCCAGACGCCGGAGCAACCACGGCAGGGCCGAAACAGCAATCAGCACCCGGCGCCCGCGGCTGGCGGGGGTGGAATCGCCCGGGGCGGGACTGGTGGCTCTAGGGTGCGGGGACTTGGTCATCTCCTTGGGGGCCGGGCGCGGCTATGCGGGCCAGGATCTCGGTGAGAATCGCGGTGTCGATCTGGTCGAGGGCGGCGGCGAGGGCCTCGCGGACGCGGTCGCCGGCCAGGACCCGCCGCAGCGCCGCCGCCAGGTGCGCCCAGTCATCGGTTTGGGCGAGCTGGTCGAGGTGCTCGTCGAGTTCGGCGGGAATGGGCCGGTCCGTGGTCACGGCGGTGGCAACGGCGGCGATTACCGGTTCCCATTCCACGAGGTACCGGTGGAGATCCGGGCCCGGCTCTGGCTCGGTGGCCAGGGCGCGGGCCGTGGTGATCAGGTTGTGGAGGGCCTGGTCGGCGGTGGGGCGGTCGGTGGTGAGCGTGTCGACGAGGTCGGCCCAGTGGACGCCGTCGACCTGTTCGACGACCGCGGCGACCGCGGCGACCGTGTCGGGCGGGGTCATGTCCGGATAGCGGGCTAGGGCGGCGCCCAGCGTCCGCATGGTGTTGGTCTGCGAGGTGCTGGTGATGCCGGTGAGGTGGTACAGCAGCGCGGCGGCGAGCCGGTGAGCTACCACCTCGGACCCGCTGCCGGCGGTGCGGGTCAGGTAGTTGGCGAGGTTGTGGTGGGAGGCGGCGACGACGTCCGGGTCGGGCCGGCTGTACTTGAGTCGTAGCGCGGTGTGTTCGAGGCGGACCGCCTCGTCGGGCCGGCCGCGCGCGGCGGCGAGGTCGGCGCGGGCGCCGAACGTCTGGCCGAGGATCGCGAGGTCACCGGCGTCGGTGAAGATCCGCTGACAGTCAGCCAACAGCACGTCAGCCTCGTCGTACCGACCCAGGCGCAGCAGCGGGCTGTAGTCCGCGAACCGGCAGGTCGCGGCGATCTCGTACTCACTCGCACCCCGAGCCCGCATGCTCGCCGCCATCCGCGCAGACAGATCCAGCCCCTGCTCCCAACTGCCCAGATCCAGGGCCGCGCTCGCGGCGATATGCAGAACCACCTCACGGACACCCCACGGCTGGGCCGTGTCGTCCTGGCCGGGCCGGTCGGGCAGGACGTCGAGCCGGCCCAGCAACACCTCCGCGCCGGCCAACGCCCAGGCCGCGTCCCCCAGACTCAGCCGCAGCTGCAACACCCGGCCCTCATCGCCGGCCTGGGTCCACGGGCCCAACCCACCCGCCTCCGTGTACGCCACCTTCGCTTCGGCGACCGCCAGCGCCTCCCGCAACCGGCCCCGATCCCGCAACAGATCCGCCAGATCGCCGCTGGCCGCGGCCGCGACCCGATGATCCCCAGCCGCGACCGCCGCCGCCAACGCACCCCGCAACACCCCCTCCGCCCGCACCGGATCCACCCGCTCCAGCACCCGCCCATACAGCCCCTGGTCCTTCGGCGCACCAGTCGCCTCGGCGATCTGCGCCAGCAACGGCAACACCCGCCCCACCACCCCAGGACCACCCCCAGACCGCCGAAACGCCTGCTCCAGCAGGGCCGCCGCCAAATTCAGCTCACCCAGCCGCAGCAGGTACGGCGCCGCCGCCACCCCCGCCCGCACCACCAACCACCCCCGCTCACCACCCCCACCCTCACCAAGACCGACAGCAACCCCCTGGCGCCAGAACGCCGCCAACTCCACATCCACCGCGCCACGCACCTCCACCGGTGTCACAGCCCGCACCGCCTCCGCCACCCCCGGATGCACCCCAGCCCCCACCGACGAACCGTCCTCCGAGTCATCCGACAGCCCGCCCACGCCACGATCCACCGCCACCAACGCGCCGGCCTCCAACTCAGGCAGCACGCCAGCCAGCGCGGGCGCCTCACCTGGGCGGCCCAGCCGCGACCACACATCCGCCCAGTTCGCCTCGACGATCCCCAGCTCCCGGTCGTCGTCCTCCAGACCGCACACCAGCTCCATCAGCAGCCGGGCCGAGGCGGACAGACCGGCAACCGTCACGTCCACCCAGCTCGCTAGGGCCGTAAGGAAGCCGTCCGGGCCCAGGGCGCTCTCGCCCTCGTCGAAGAAGGCGGCCAGCGGCCGGGCACCCGTGGCCGCCGCGGTCTCGGCCAATCTGACCCTGGTCGCGAGGACGTCACGGCCCGCCCTGGCTGCCGCGTCAGCCAGCTCCAGGAGCTTCGGGTGGCCCTGGACGACGCGCAGGGCGCGCTGGACCAGGTCCCGGTCGGCCCGGGCGCCGGCGGCGCGCGCCTCGCCGTGGTCGCGGGCGGCGCCGGGCTCGTGGTCGTCGGCGTGCAGCAGGGCGCGCAGGCCGGGCAGCTCCCGGGCGAGCACGGCGGCCTCGGCGAGGGAGAGCGCGTGGATCGGCTCGACCAGCACGCCGGCCGCCGCCCAGGTCCGCGCGCCGTTCCCACCGGGCCCGCCGGCCGGCGCGGGAACCGGGACGGTCCGGCTGGTCAGGAGCAGGCGGGACTGACCGCCGGGCGGCGCGAGGGCGGCGAGCAGCCGGGGCCAGCGCGGGTCCCGCCAGGTGCCACCGTCGCCGAGCAGGCTTTCGAGGTTGTCGACGACGACGAGCACACCGGTCTGGGCGAGGGCCGCCGCGAGCCTCGGCAGGAAGGCCTCGAACCGGTCCGCGGCGACGACCTCGTTGGCGACCGGCAGGCCGAGCTGGAGGCTGAGTGCCACCGCGAAGTCCGGCAGCCCGCGCAGATGGTCGTCCGGCTGCTGCGGCGCGCTCCACCAGACGACCCGCTCGAACGCGTCGGCCTGCCGGTATGCCAGCTCCAGGGCGCAGGCGGTCTTGCCGGCGCCGGCCATGCCGTGCAGGAGGACGCCGACCCGGTCGCTGCCGGCGGCGAGTGCCGCGAAGGCACGGGTCAGCACCCCGCCGCGGCCGACGAAACGGGGCGGCTCCGCGGGCAGATCCTTGGTCTTCGCCGAGGTGGCGGCGAGCTCGACCGGGCCGGTCGGGGCGCTCAGCCTCAGGCCGGCGGCGGAGCCGAGGAGGACCGGGGTCACCAGCGAGGCAGGCGGGGCGGTCAGGGTGGGGGCCGGACCGGCGGCGTCGGCAATGGCGCGCGCGGTGGCCACGTCGACGGCGGTGCCGGCGCGCAGCAGCAGGTCGTAGAACCGGTCCGCGAGCCGGATCGCGAACTCGTCGCCCACCGGGTAGCGCATCGCGAGCACCGCGCAGCCGAGCGCAGCCATCAGCGCACGCGCGAGTCCCGCGCCTGCCAGGGTGGTCGAACCGGCGGCGGCCCTGCTCAGGTCGTCAGGCAGCGGCGTCACGGCGGTTCGCGCCTGCTCGGGCCGCCCGAGCAGTGCTGCCCGCTCCGCCCGCGCCGCCTGTTCGGCCTGTTCGAGCTGTTCGGCCTGTTCGGGCAGGCCGAGCCAGCGCAGTGTCTGGGCGGCGGTCGCGGCGGCGGACTGGCAGGCGGAGAGCACAGCGAGCTTCACCCGGTGGCGGGACGGGCGGAGCATGTCGATCAGGTCGGCGGTGCTGACCGGGTCGGGGCGGCCGTCGGCGGTCTCCAGGAAGACCGTGTCGACGGTGCCATGGCAGGACAGGTGCAGCAGGTCCCAGCCGGCGCCCTCCTCGACCGTCTCGGTGAGCAACGCGCGGGTGGCGCCGTACTGGAGGATCCGCAGCTCGATCTTCCGGCCCTGCCGGCCGGTCAGCTCCTGGATCGCCCCGGTCAGCGCATGTCGCTCCCGCCGCAGCGCAAGGGTGCCCGTACCGTCGGGCTGGGAGAACACCGCGAGGATCCGCAGCGTGTCCCCCACCGGGTCCTTCCGCGGCGCCCGGCCGGGCCGTCCGGCGACCGACGGGGCCGCGATCTCGTAGCAGAACGTCGCGCCGTGCCGGACGAGTGGCTGCCCGTCGACGGAGGCCAGCTCCCAGGGCCAGTCCGGCAGGAAGCTCAGCTCTTCAGGCACCTCGACGCTGACGGTGACCGGCACCGCCGCCGCGATCTCCTCGCAGATGTCGGAGCCCAGCAGCTCCTCAGCCGCCCAGGCGCCGAGAAGGCCAGTGATCGCCTGCTCGGAACGGACGCGGTCGTCGGGGTCGGCGTTGACGTCCAGGTAGTGGAACAGCTCGGCGAACGCCCTGGTCTGCCAACGGCCGTGGTCGACCGTGACCTGGTGCTCGGCGAGCGGCGCCCCCGAGCCCGGTTCGAGCAGCAGCCAGCGCCAGCCGTTCGGACCCGTCACGTCCACCGGCCGCAAGATCAGTCGTACCGCCACGGCGACTCCCCGTAGATCCCGCGCGTGTGCTGACTCCAACGAGTAGATCCATCACATAGTGGCGCACCGGGCGCTCTCCGCTGGCATTCGACGCGACGCGCCCGGCCTGGTGCGGACAGCGACGAAACGGGCCACTCGTTCGTTACAGTCGGCGAAAGCGAAAGATCGACGGAACGGGGTGCCGTCGGTGGTGAATGACGGGCTGGTCCTGCAAGCGGTCGACGTCGACGGGCCGCTGCGCTGGCGATGGCTGCTGCTCGACGGGGCGACCGACAGGCCGGTCGCCGACCACCAGGTCGAGCTGAACCCGAAGGACTGGCGCTTCCAGGCGTTCGCGCAGCTCGACCGCTACCTGCGCGCGAACGCCGCGCCCGACCGGCGGCTGACCGCCGAGACGGCGATCGTCGACGAGGTCGGGGCGTGGGCGGCCGAGCACGCGCTCGGCGAGCGGGTCAGCCAGATCATCTTCAACCGCGCGCCGGTGACCGTCACGGTGGCGGTCCCCGAGACGCTGCGTTTCCTGCCCGACTGGCCGTGGGAGATCACGCACGCCGCTGGCCGGTCGTTGGCGCGGCACCATGCCACGTTCGACTACGTCCTCGGTGACGGCGGAGGCGCGGCGGCCGGCGGTGGCACTAAGAGGCCGGTCGGGGCGACGCTGCGAGTCCTCGCCGTGTTCTCCCAACCGTCCGGCACCAGCCCACTGGCGCTGCGGCGGGAGCGGCGGGCACTCGTCGACCTGGTCCGCAGGCTCATCGGCAGCGGCGGCTACCACCTCCAGCTGCGGGTCCTGCAGTACGGCGTCACCCGCGACAGGCTGCGCGAGACGGTCGAGGAGGAGGACGGCTGGGACCTGCTGCACCTGTCCTGCCACGGCACCGTCGACACGCTGGTCCTGGAGTCGGACGACGGCCAGCCCGACGCGATCTCGACTACCGACCTGATCGACATGCTCCGCCCGTCCCGCCACCGGGTGAAGCTCGCCGTCCTGTCCGCCTGCCAGTCCGCCGCCGCCGACGCCGCCCAGGTCCTGCGCTGGCTCGGCCTGGACGACCAGGCCGACCACCTCGACCAGCGCGCCACCGCCGAAGCCGCCGACGCTGCCAAGGTCGTCCAGGTTGACGCCCAGGCCACCAACGGCGACGGCGCCACGGGCCCGGACCGGGCTGGCGCGACCGTGCCCGGCGGCGCCGCAGGGCTGGGGCGGGGCCTGGTCGAGGCCCTCGGGTGCGCGGTGCTGGCGATGCGCTACCCCGTCGGCGACGAGTTCGCCATCCGCCTTACCGACCGGCTCTACGACCTGCTCCTCGACAAGGGCAGGACCCTGGACACGGCCACCGGCCTCGCCGTCGCCCAGGCCGCCGGCCCGGCGCCGACCGCCGCGATCCCGCCGGCCTGCCTGGTGACCCCGGTGCTGCTCGGCCCGGCCGCCGACCTGCGGCTGCGCGCGCCGGCCGGTGCCGTCGACCTCGGATCTGTGCCCACGAAGATCGCGTACCTGCCGCCCGAGCCGGAGCGGTTCGTCGGCCGCGTCGCCACCATGACCCGCGCCTCCGCCGCCCTCGCTCCCCGCGGCCGCCAGGCCGGGGTGCTCTTCCACGGCATGGCCGGCGCCGGCAAGACCGCCTGCGCACTCGAGCTCGCCCACCAGCACGCCGACCACGTCGCCGGGATCGTCTACTGGTCAGCCCCCGACCAGCCCGACAACCACCTCCAGGGCATCCCCCTGTTCGCCACCGCCCTGGAAACCCAGCTCGGCCTGCCGATCGCCGACAAGGCCGTCACCGCCGAACGGCTCACCGCCTACCTGCCCACCCTGGCCGAGACCTGCGCCCGCACCAGCATCCTGTTCGTCCTCGACAACCTCGAGACCCTGCTCGGCGACGACGGCCGCTGGCGCGACCCCCGCTGGCCGGCACTCCTCGGCGCGCTGACCGGCCGCCGCGGCCTGTCCCGGGTCGTGCTGACCAGCCGGATCCGCCCCGCCGGCCTCGACCCGACGATCCACGTCGAGCAGGTCCACGCGCTGCCGCTCGCCGAGGCCGCCCTGCTCGCCCGGGAGCTGCCCGGCCTGCGCGCCCTGCTGCACGCCGACGACCACGAGCCGGGCGCGCTCCGCGCCGACCGCGGCCCCGGCCCAGGCCGGCGTGCCGAGACGCCGAGCGCCGACCGGGTCGCCGAGGACCGTGCCCTGCTGACCCGGACCCTCAACGTCGTCCAGGGCCATCCCAAACTCCTGGAGCTCGCCGACGCGGCGGCGAACGAAGGCCGCGCCGTGCTCGCGGGCCGGGTGGCCGCGGCCGAGGAGGCTGCCAGCACCGGCGGCCGCGGCCTCGCGGCCTTCTTCACCGACGGGGAAAGCGCGCTGGATCCGGGCGGCTTCCTGGCCGCACTCGCCGACTGGGTGGACCTGTCGCTGGCCGCCCTCTCACCACCGGCCCTGCTGCTGGTGGAGCTGGTGTGTGGTCTGGAAGACGACGACCGGGAGCTGGGAATCATCGAGGCGAACTGGGCGGATGTGTGGTCGCGGCTGGGCCGCTCAGGGGAGGCGCCCGGGCTGGCTGGTGTGGTGGCCGAGTTGGAGGCCGGCGCGTTGGTGGCGGTGGATCGTGGGCTGGGCGTGTTGTCGGATGGGTCGGATGGCGGCTCGTCTGTGGGGGTCGGGGTGCATCCGGGGGTGGCGGAGGCGGTGCGGGTTCTGACGCCGCCGGAGGTGCGTCGTGCGGTGGATGTGGAGCTGGCGGCGTTCTGGCACCAGCTGGTTGCTGTCGGTCTTGGTGAGGGTGGGGGTGGTGAGCGCGGGTGGTTGGTGGTGCGGGCGGGGGTGGCGGCGGCGCCGTACCTGCTGCGGTTGGGCGAGCTGAACCTGGCGGCGAGCCTGCTGGAGGAGGCGTTTCGGCGGTCTGGGGGTGGTCCTGGGGTGGTGGGGCGGGTGTTGCCGTTGCTGGCGCAGGTGGCCGAGACGACTGGCGCGCCGAAGGACCGGGGGCTGTATGGGCGGGTGCTGGGGCAGGTGGATCCGGTACGGGCGGAGGGGGTGTTGCGGGGTGCGTTGGCGGCGGCGGTCGCAGCTGGGGATCATCGGGTCGCCTCCGCGGCCAGTGGCGATCTGGTGGGTCTGTTGCGGCAGCGAGGCCGGTTGCGGGAGGCGCTGGCGGTTGCCGAAGCGCAGGTGGCGTACACAGCGGCGGGTGGGTTGGGCCCGTGGACCCAGGCCGACGACGAGGGCCAGGTGTTGCAGCTGCAGCTGAGGCTGGGGGACGCGGCCGGGGCGTTGGCTGACGCGGAGGCGTTGCTGGCCCGGCTCGACGCCCTGCCCGACCAGGCCGGCCCGGACGACACGGTCGAGCCGTGGAGTGTCCGTGAGATGGTCCTGCAGATCGCTGCGGTCGCAGCCCTGGCTCTGGGCCGTTGGGAGCAGCAGCTGGACCTGTCGGCGCGGATGGCCGCGAGCATGCGGACCCGGGGTGCGAGTGAGTATGAGGTTGCCGAGACCTGCCGGTTCGGAGACTACGGCCCGCTGCTGCGCCTGGGCCGGTACGACGAGGCCGACGTGCTGCTGGCCGACTGCCAGCGGATCTTCACCGACGCCGGTGACCTCGCGAACCTCGGTAGGACATTCTTCGCCCGTGCCGACCTCGCCGCCGAGCGTGGCCGGCCCGACGAGGCGGTCCGCCTCGGACACATCGCGCTACGCCTCGAATACAGCCGGCCCGACCCGGTTGACGTCGCCACCTCCCACCACAACCTCGCCAACTACCTCACCGACACCGCCGGCAGCGGGTCCGACGTCGTGGCCCACCGGCTCGCCGCCGCGCTCCTCTACCACCTCACCGGCATTGACGACCTCGACGACGGCACGATGCGGATGCTCGCCACTGACCTCGTCCGCCACCCCGACACCACTCCACCCGACACCGTCACCACGATCGCCGCCGTCGTCGAACAGGTCGACGGCGTCCACTGGGCCGACCTCGTCGACACCCTCACCACCGACCGCCCCACCGCCGACCAGGCCCTCCACAACCTGATCACCACGGCCCGCGCCCTGGCCACCGAGCCAGAGCCGGGCCCGGATCTCCACCGGCACCTCGCGGAATGGGAACCGGTCATCGCCGCCATCGCGGAGCTTGCCGCCGGCGGGCTGCCCACGTCGACCGAGGTCGACGGCCTGCTCGACGAGCTCGACGGAAGCGACGACTGGGCCAACCTCTCGACCACGCTGCGCCGCGTCCTCGCTGGCGAGCGAAACCCCGGCGCCCTGCTTACCGGCCTGGACGCCGTCGACACGGCTATCGCCACGACCGTCCTCGACCGGATCGCCACGCCCGTCACCCCGGGTCACCCGGCCAGTACGTGACCTGTTCCTGGCCGCCGACGCACCCGTGCTGCTCTTTCTGCACAAGCAGGTGTGGGCGGTGCTGGACGAGCCGATCGACCACCAGCTCGACCTCGCGCCCGCCGACCGGGAGCGGCTGCTGGCGTTGTTCGAGGGCGTCGAGCTGCGCGCCGTCGGCTCCGGC
Above is a window of Pseudofrankia saprophytica DNA encoding:
- a CDS encoding CHAT domain-containing protein, whose protein sequence is MDVTGPNGWRWLLLEPGSGAPLAEHQVTVDHGRWQTRAFAELFHYLDVNADPDDRVRSEQAITGLLGAWAAEELLGSDICEEIAAAVPVTVSVEVPEELSFLPDWPWELASVDGQPLVRHGATFCYEIAAPSVAGRPGRAPRKDPVGDTLRILAVFSQPDGTGTLALRRERHALTGAIQELTGRQGRKIELRILQYGATRALLTETVEEGAGWDLLHLSCHGTVDTVFLETADGRPDPVSTADLIDMLRPSRHRVKLAVLSACQSAAATAAQTLRWLGLPEQAEQLEQAEQAARAERAALLGRPEQARTAVTPLPDDLSRAAAGSTTLAGAGLARALMAALGCAVLAMRYPVGDEFAIRLADRFYDLLLRAGTAVDVATARAIADAAGPAPTLTAPPASLVTPVLLGSAAGLRLSAPTGPVELAATSAKTKDLPAEPPRFVGRGGVLTRAFAALAAGSDRVGVLLHGMAGAGKTACALELAYRQADAFERVVWWSAPQQPDDHLRGLPDFAVALSLQLGLPVANEVVAADRFEAFLPRLAAALAQTGVLVVVDNLESLLGDGGTWRDPRWPRLLAALAPPGGQSRLLLTSRTVPVPAPAGGPGGNGARTWAAAGVLVEPIHALSLAEAAVLARELPGLRALLHADDHEPGAARDHGEARAAGARADRDLVQRALRVVQGHPKLLELADAAARAGRDVLATRVRLAETAAATGARPLAAFFDEGESALGPDGFLTALASWVDVTVAGLSASARLLMELVCGLEDDDRELGIVEANWADVWSRLGRPGEAPALAGVLPELEAGALVAVDRGVGGLSDDSEDGSSVGAGVHPGVAEAVRAVTPVEVRGAVDVELAAFWRQGVAVGLGEGGGGERGWLVVRAGVAAAPYLLRLGELNLAAALLEQAFRRSGGGPGVVGRVLPLLAQIAEATGAPKDQGLYGRVLERVDPVRAEGVLRGALAAAVAAGDHRVAAAASGDLADLLRDRGRLREALAVAEAKVAYTEAGGLGPWTQAGDEGRVLQLRLSLGDAAWALAGAEVLLGRLDVLPDRPGQDDTAQPWGVREVVLHIAASAALDLGSWEQGLDLSARMAASMRARGASEYEIAATCRFADYSPLLRLGRYDEADVLLADCQRIFTDAGDLAILGQTFGARADLAAARGRPDEAVRLEHTALRLKYSRPDPDVVAASHHNLANYLTRTAGSGSEVVAHRLAAALLYHLTGITSTSQTNTMRTLGAALARYPDMTPPDTVAAVAAVVEQVDGVHWADLVDTLTTDRPTADQALHNLITTARALATEPEPGPDLHRYLVEWEPVIAAVATAVTTDRPIPAELDEHLDQLAQTDDWAHLAAALRRVLAGDRVREALAAALDQIDTAILTEILARIAAPGPQGDDQVPAP